A region of the Chitinophagaceae bacterium genome:
GGCCTCATTGTTTCTCCTGAATTCCGCAAAACAGGCGTGGCCAAAGCCATCAAGAAAAGGATCTTTGAGTTGAGCCGGGAAAAATACCCGGATGCAAAGATCTTTGGATTGACGACCGGGCTGGCGGTGATGAAAATAAATTCCGACCTCGGCTATGAACCGGTCACGTATTCCGAACTCACCAATGATGAACAGTTCTGGGCCGGCTGCAAAAGCTGCGTGAACTACGACATCCTGGTGAGCAAAGAGCGGAAGAACTGCATGTGCACCGCCATGCTGTTTGACCCGGCCGATCATTTTGAACCGGAAGAGACAAAAGAAGAGTTCAAGAGGCATTCGAAATTGTATGAACGTTTCATGCGCCTGAAGCAAAGCAGGCTGATCGGGTTCCTGCAGAAGAAACAGGGAGATGGCATGAAGCGGTCATTGCTTGGCCAGTTTTTTAATTTTTAAAATCAGTATAGATGATCGCAAATAAAATAGAAACTTCTGGAGACTCCCCGCCAGCCGGCGGGGATGGAGGCAAAGTAGTATTGGGTTTCAGCGGGGGGTTGGATACTACGTATTGTGTAAAATACCTCACCGAAGAAAAGGGATATGAAGTGCACTCCATCATTGTGAACACCGGTGGTTTTACAGGTGATGAATTGAAGAAAACAGAAGAACATGCATACAAGCTGGGAGTTAAAACACATACTACCGTTGATGCTGTTAAAAGTTATTACGACAAGATCATTAGGTACCTGGTTTTTGGAAATGTATTGAAGAATAATACGTATCCCCTGAGCGTGAGTGCCGAGCGGCTTACACAGGCAGTTTTTATTGCAGAACACGTGCAACACCTGCAGGCAGACATTGTAGCGCACGGCAGTACCGGCGCCGGCAACGACCAGGTACGGTTTGATATGATATTTAATATCATGATCCCCGGCGTGGAGATCTGCACACCTATCCGGGATATGAAATTAAGCAGGGAAGAAGAGATCGCTTATTTAAAGAGCAAGGGAGTGGAAATGAACTTTGAAAGATCCATTTACTCCATCAATAAGGGCCTGTGGGGAACCAGCGTGGGCGGTAAGGAAACCTTAAGCAGCAACGGGATGTTGCCCGAAGAGGCCTGGCCAACACCCTTGTCAAAAAAAGGGAATGAGGATCTTGAGTTGGGATTTACCAAAGGAGAATTATACAGCGTGAACGGTAAGGCATTTACACATCCATCCGAAGCGATACAGGAAGTTCAAAGGATCGCCGGGCCTTATGCAATAGGCCGGGACATACATGTGGGCGATACCATCATCGGCATCAAAGGCCGGGTAGGTTTTGAAGCCGCGGCGCCCATGATCATTTTAAAAGCGCACCATGCCCTGGAAAAACATGTGCTTACCAAGTGGCAGCTGAACTGGAAAGACCAGCTGGCATTGTTTTATGGCAACTGGCTTCACGAAGGGCAGATCCTTGACCCGGTGATGAGGGATGCGGAAGCCTTCTTTGAGAATTCCCAGCAAAATGTGACCGGTAAAGTGTTTGTTAACCTGGCGCCATACCGGTTCCAGGTTACCGGTATTGAATCGAACTATGACCTGATGAGCACTACGTTCGGTAAATACGGCGAGATGAACAATGGCTGGACGGGAGAGGATGTGAGAGGCTTCTCAAAGATATTCGGCAATCAAACCATGATCTATCACGCTGTTAAACAAATGGCAGATGGCAAATAAGATAAAAGCAGGTATAGTGGGTGGTGCCGGTTATACCGGTGGCGAACTGGTAAGGATATTATTGAATCATCCTGCGGCCGAGATGATTTTTGTACGCAGTAAGAGCAATGCCGGGAATTTCCTGCACAGTGTGCACCAGGACCTGCTGGGAGAAACGGATATGAGATTCGCGGCAGAGATGAATGATGATATAGATGTTTTGTTTCTCTGTGTGGGACATGGCGAAGCAAAGACCTTCCTGGAAAAAAATACGATCGGGGATAAGATAAAGATCATTGACCTGAGCCAGGATTTCAGGCTGGGCGAATCTGTTAAGCACCGGAAATTCATTTATGGTCTGCCGGAGCTGAATAAAGAAAAAATAAAGGCAGCAGATAACGTTGCCAACCCGGGTTGTTTTGCCACGGCTATCCAGTTGGGACTTTTGCCATTGGCGAAGGCTGGTTTGTTGCAGGATATATATACAACGGGCATTACAGGCTCCACGGGTGCCGGCCAGGCATTGAATGCCACATCGCATTTCAGCTGGCGGGCAAATAATATCCAGGCATATAAAACATTAACGCACCAGCATCTTGCCGAGATCGGACAGTCGTTCCTGCAATTGAACCCTTCCGGTGATGCAGACCTGAGCTTTATTCCCTGGCGGGGGGATTTTACAAGAGGAATCTTCATCAGTTCCCAGGTAAAATGTGAATTAAGTATGGAAGAACTGAATGTATTGTATAATGAATATTATGCGACGCATCCTTTTGTATCGCTGAGCGGCGGGTCCATCTATTTAAAACAGGTAGTGAATACAAATAGATGCTTTATCCAACTGGAAAAAGTGGGTAGTAAGCTTGTTATTCATTCTATCATTGATAATCTATTAAAAGGAGCAAGCGGGCAGGCGGTGCAGAATATGAATTTAATGTTTGGCCTGGACGAGATGGCTGGTTTGAAACTAAAAGCAAATTATTTTTAAAATTAACCGCGGAGGCGCAAAGACGCAAAGAAAAGATCAGTTAACTCGGCGTCTTTGCGCCTTAGCGGTAAAAAAAATAAAATGAAACTATTCGACGTATATCCACTCAATGACATCACAATTGAAAAAGCATTGGGCTCTTATGTGTGGGATGACAAGGGTGAAAAATACCTGGACCTCTATGGTGGTCATGCAGTCATTTCCATCGGGCATACCCATCCGCATTATGTAAAACGGATAGAAGATCAGCTGCACAAAGTGGGGTTCTATTCCAACTCAATAAAAATACCCTTACAGGTTGAACTGGCTGAAAAACTCGGGAAGGTCTCCGGTAAGGAAGACTACCAGCTCTTCTTATGCAATTCCGGGGCAGAAGCCAATGAGAATGCTTTAAAGCTGGCTTCGTTCTATAATGGAAGAAAAAAAGTGATCGCTTTTAAAAAAGCATTTCATGGCCGGACTTCCCTGGCAGTTGCGGCAACAGATAACCCGAATATCGTGGCCCCGGTGAATGAAACAGACAATATCATCTTCCTGCCTTTCAACGATGAAGCAGCGTTGGAAGAAGCCTTTAAGCAAAACGATATTTCATCTGTCATCATCGAGGGAATACAGGGAGTTGGCGGGATCAATGTTGCCGCTGATCCATTTCTCCAAAAGATAAGAACACTGTGTGATCAATATAATGCAGTTTTTATTGCCGACAGTGTCCAGTGTGGCTATGGGCGTAGCGGAAAATTTTATTCACATGATCATGCCGGCGTGAATGCCGACATATATACGATGGCAAAAGGAATGGGAAATGGCTTCCCGGTTGCCGGCATTTCCATCTCGCCCAAAATCAAGCCAAAGCACTTCATGCTGGGTACAACCTTTGGTGGCAATCACCTGGCTTGTGCGGCTGCACTGGCTGTATTGGAAGTGATGGAAGAAGAGAAATTAATGGACAATGCCAGAGCGGTTGGTGAATACCTGGTCAATGAGCTGAAAAAACTGCCAGCAATAAAAGAAGTAAGGGGGAGAGGACTGATGATCGGAATAGAATTACCCGAAGAGTTAAATGGAGTGAAGAAGAACCTGCTGTTCAAACACAAAATTTTTACCGGGGAAGCAAAACCAAATGTGATACGCTTGCTGCCTGCTTTGAATATTACCAGGACCGAAGCGGATTTTTTTTTACAGGCCATTAAAACCGAGTTAAACCTGGTCTGACGCCCCGCCTGCCTGCCGGCAGGCAGGTCTGGCCAACGAAGAAAAAACAATTTAAATCATGGTCTGACGCCCTCGTCTGACCAACGAAGAAAACAGCAATGCAAAACTTTATCTCAGTAAACGATGTTGAAGATGTGAACGCCCTGGCGGAAAAGGCGTTGGCGTATAAAGCCGATCCGTTTGCCGACCGGAACCTCGGTGTTGACAAACGGATCGGCTTGTTATTTTTGAATCCGTCACTGAGGACAAGGCTGAGTACACAGGTGGCTGCCATGAACCTGGGAATGAAAGCCATTGTGCTGAACGTGGACAAGGAAGGCTGGGCGTTGGAATTTGAAGAGGGAGCCATCATGAATGGCGTTACGGTTGAGCACATCAAAGATGCGGCACCAACCCTGGGCCAGTACTTCGATATTTTATGCATCCGTACATTCCCTGCTCTAAAGAACCGGGAGGAGGATTATGCGGAAACGGTGATCAGCCAGTTCATTAAATATGCCGGGGTACCTATTGTTAGCCTGGAAAGTGCCACACTGCATCCGTTGCAAAGCCTTACCGATATCATTACCATCAAGGAAACATTTGCAGGAAAGGACAGGCCAAAAGTGGTCTTAACCTGGGCGCCGCATGTAAAAGCATTGCCGCAGTGTGTGGCCAATTCCTTTGCGCAATGGATCAATGCATGGGGAGAGGCAGACTTTGTGATCACGCATCCGGCCGGGTATGAACTGGAAGAGGCATTCACCCGTGGGGCAAGCATCACGGCCGACCAGGATGAAGCATTAATAAATGCCGACTATGTATATGTAAAGAACTGGAGCAGCTACCACGATTATGGAAAGGTCATCTGTACTGACGCTTCCTGGATGTTGACCAATGAAAAACTGGAGCGCACAAATAATGCAAAACTGATGCATTGTTTACCGGTGCGCAGGAATGTGGAACTGGGTGATGACATACTGGATGGCAGCAACAGCCTTGTAACCCGGCAGGCGGGCAACCGGGTATGGGCTGCACAGGCCGTATTAAGCGAAATATTAAAGCCGGTGTGATGGAAAAATTATTTGTCATAAAGATCGGGGGGAATGTTATTGATGATGCAGAGGCATTGCGGTCATTCCTGATTGATTTTGCTGCTGTGGAGGGCAAAAAGATACT
Encoded here:
- a CDS encoding GNAT family N-acetyltransferase produces the protein MENSNIIIRVAIPADKKYAPVITDEMASSAKARGTGIAKRSPAYIEQKMEEGKAVIALTNSGEWVGFCYIEAWEHNRFVANSGLIVSPEFRKTGVAKAIKKRIFELSREKYPDAKIFGLTTGLAVMKINSDLGYEPVTYSELTNDEQFWAGCKSCVNYDILVSKERKNCMCTAMLFDPADHFEPEETKEEFKRHSKLYERFMRLKQSRLIGFLQKKQGDGMKRSLLGQFFNF
- a CDS encoding N-acetyl-gamma-glutamyl-phosphate reductase; this encodes MANKIKAGIVGGAGYTGGELVRILLNHPAAEMIFVRSKSNAGNFLHSVHQDLLGETDMRFAAEMNDDIDVLFLCVGHGEAKTFLEKNTIGDKIKIIDLSQDFRLGESVKHRKFIYGLPELNKEKIKAADNVANPGCFATAIQLGLLPLAKAGLLQDIYTTGITGSTGAGQALNATSHFSWRANNIQAYKTLTHQHLAEIGQSFLQLNPSGDADLSFIPWRGDFTRGIFISSQVKCELSMEELNVLYNEYYATHPFVSLSGGSIYLKQVVNTNRCFIQLEKVGSKLVIHSIIDNLLKGASGQAVQNMNLMFGLDEMAGLKLKANYF
- a CDS encoding aspartate aminotransferase family protein; this translates as MKLFDVYPLNDITIEKALGSYVWDDKGEKYLDLYGGHAVISIGHTHPHYVKRIEDQLHKVGFYSNSIKIPLQVELAEKLGKVSGKEDYQLFLCNSGAEANENALKLASFYNGRKKVIAFKKAFHGRTSLAVAATDNPNIVAPVNETDNIIFLPFNDEAALEEAFKQNDISSVIIEGIQGVGGINVAADPFLQKIRTLCDQYNAVFIADSVQCGYGRSGKFYSHDHAGVNADIYTMAKGMGNGFPVAGISISPKIKPKHFMLGTTFGGNHLACAAALAVLEVMEEEKLMDNARAVGEYLVNELKKLPAIKEVRGRGLMIGIELPEELNGVKKNLLFKHKIFTGEAKPNVIRLLPALNITRTEADFFLQAIKTELNLV
- a CDS encoding acetylornithine carbamoyltransferase, with product MQNFISVNDVEDVNALAEKALAYKADPFADRNLGVDKRIGLLFLNPSLRTRLSTQVAAMNLGMKAIVLNVDKEGWALEFEEGAIMNGVTVEHIKDAAPTLGQYFDILCIRTFPALKNREEDYAETVISQFIKYAGVPIVSLESATLHPLQSLTDIITIKETFAGKDRPKVVLTWAPHVKALPQCVANSFAQWINAWGEADFVITHPAGYELEEAFTRGASITADQDEALINADYVYVKNWSSYHDYGKVICTDASWMLTNEKLERTNNAKLMHCLPVRRNVELGDDILDGSNSLVTRQAGNRVWAAQAVLSEILKPV
- a CDS encoding argininosuccinate synthase, producing MIANKIETSGDSPPAGGDGGKVVLGFSGGLDTTYCVKYLTEEKGYEVHSIIVNTGGFTGDELKKTEEHAYKLGVKTHTTVDAVKSYYDKIIRYLVFGNVLKNNTYPLSVSAERLTQAVFIAEHVQHLQADIVAHGSTGAGNDQVRFDMIFNIMIPGVEICTPIRDMKLSREEEIAYLKSKGVEMNFERSIYSINKGLWGTSVGGKETLSSNGMLPEEAWPTPLSKKGNEDLELGFTKGELYSVNGKAFTHPSEAIQEVQRIAGPYAIGRDIHVGDTIIGIKGRVGFEAAAPMIILKAHHALEKHVLTKWQLNWKDQLALFYGNWLHEGQILDPVMRDAEAFFENSQQNVTGKVFVNLAPYRFQVTGIESNYDLMSTTFGKYGEMNNGWTGEDVRGFSKIFGNQTMIYHAVKQMADGK